The segment ACGAATGCCGAGCTGACGAAGGGCAGGAAGATCAGCGGGTAGCTGAACGCGCTCGCGCCGTCGACCGTCTTGGCGGAGAGCCCGGCGATCACGGCGATCCACGTGAGGGTGAGCGTGAACAGGAGCAGGACGCCGGCGACGCCGAGCCAGGCGCCGAACGACGCCCCGGTGCGGAAACCCATCGCGAACGCGACACCGACGACGATCGCCACCGAGAGCATGTTCGCCACCGCCGAGGTGAGCACATGCGCCCACAGAATGCTCGAGCGCGCGATCGGCATCGACTGGAATCGCTCGAAGATCCCGCCCTGCATATCGAGGAACAGCCGGTAGGCGGTGTACGAGATGCCGGAGGCGATCGTGATGAGCAGGATGCCGGGGAGCATGTAGTCGATGTACGAGCCGCTGCCGCCGGTGTCGATCGCGCCGCCGAACACCCACACGAAGAGCATGAGCAGGGCGATCGGTGTGATCGCGGTGGTGATGATCGTGTCGGGGCTGCGCAGGATGTGACGCAGTGATCGCCCGGTGAGGACGCGCGTGTCGCTGAGAACGTGACTGGTCATGCGGAATCCTTTCGTGCTGTCGGGCCGACGAGGGCGAGGAAGACATCCTCCAGACTCGGCTGCTTCTCGACGTACTCGACTTCGGCGGCGGGCAGCAGCTTCTTGAGCTCGGCCAGCGTGCCGTTCTGGATGATCGTGCCCTCGTGGAGGATCGCGATCCGATCCGCGAGCTGCTCGGCCTCGTCGAGGTGCTGCGTGGTCAGCAGCACGGTCGTGCCGGCATCCGCCAGCTGCCTGACCGTCTGCCAGACCTCGATGCGCGACTGCGGGTCCAGACCCGTGGTCGGCTCGTCGAGGAAGACGACCGGAGGGTCTCCGACCAGGCTCATCGCGATATCGAGCCGGCGGCGCATGCCGCCGGAGTAGGTGCCGGCACGGCGTCCACCGGCATCCGTCAGCGAGAAGCGCGCGAGCAGGTCGTCGGCGATCGCGGCGGGGTCGGGAAGGTGACGCAGCCGGGCCACGAGCACGAGGTTCTCCCGGCCGGTGAGCACCTCGTCCACGGCGGCGAACTGACCCGTGAGGCTGATCGACCGCCGTACGTCGCCGGGTGCGGTCGCGACGTCGAACCCGCTCACCACGGCCGTGCCGGCGTCGGCCTTCAGCAGCGTGGAGAGGATGCGCACGAGCGTGGTCTTTCCGGCACCGTTGGAGCCGAGCAGGGCGAAGATGCTTCCCGCCTGCACGTCCAGGTCGACGCCGCGCAGCACGTCGAGGTCGCCGAACGACTTCTCGATCCCACGCACGTGGATGGCGGATGCAGAGGCCACGGTCATGAGCCCGCATCCTTGTCGCTCTCGTCGGCGGCCGCGTCGAACGCCTTGCGCAGGCGTGCGCGCTCCTTGTCGATCCATTCCGTGCCGCGGTACGACTTCGCGAACGTCTCGGTGAAGTCCACCGGGTCGTCGCCGACGATGTCGTGCACGGGCGTGCCGTCGATCGCCGCGCGCTCCCAGAGGTCGGTGAGGTCGGTGAGCATCGTGATGAGGGTCTCGCCGTCGGTGATGCCGCCGTAGTACAGGAAGTACCGGTGCATCGCCTTGGCCACGGAGGCGTAGGGCTCAGGAAGGGCGTCGATGCGTGCCTTGTCCGTGCGGTACTGCTTCTTCTGCTCGAGCGATCCGGTGAGCGCTTCGATCCATTTCAGTGCCATGATCAGTGTCTTTCGTCGTCGGAGTTGTCGGTGGTGCGGAGGCGTTCGATGCGGTCGGCGAGGACGCGCCAGGTGGCCCAGAACTCGGCCAGTTGCGCCCTCCCCTGCGGGTTGAGGGAGAACACCTTGCGTGGCGGCCCCTTCTCGGACGGGACCTTCTCGACATCGACGAGACCGCGCTGCTCGATGCGCACGAGCAGCGCGTACACGGTGCCCTCCGCGGTGTCGGAGAAGCCTTCTTCGCGCAGCCGGGCCGTGATCTCGTATCCGTACGCCGGCTTGTCGGCGAGGATCGCGAGCACGATGCCCTCGAGCGTGCCCTTGAGCATCTCCGTCATCTGGTTCGCCACGCGACGCCTCCTACTCAGTGTTGCTGACTACCAGTACAAAGTAGCACTGAGTACCGCTATTGAGCAACACTGACTACCGAGATCAGCCTGCGCCTCACCGCGCTCGGCGGCAGCGATCCCAACGCGATGGCCGCGGATCGACACCGCCGCGCGTCATGACGCGCATCCTCGTCGACACGTCCATCTGGATCGATCACCTGCTCGCCAGCCCCCTGATCAGGGGCGACGTGCGCCTGTGGACCCGCGACCGGCGCCGCGCCGAGGCCGCTGCGCGCCTCGGCATCGACGCCCCGCCCTGATCGACCAGAACCTCCTTCTCACCACGACCCGTGATCGGGAGAGAGTCGCCTGCGGCATCCTGGGTCGAAGGAGGCGGGTCGCATGGCAAGACGCATCAGGGTCACGAGCAGTCGACGGGGCGGCGTGATCCGCGAGGAGCGCACGGCGCCGTTCTGGCTCGAGCACCTCATCGGCCTGATCTTCGGCGGCCTCGCCGTGATCGTGATCGGCATCGTCGTGCTCGTGCTCACCGACTGGGGTCGCGTGGCCCTGACCTGGATCGGGTTCGGTTTCGGCGTCATTCTGACGGTGGTGCTGTTCATCGCTCCCGTCCGAAGCATCCGGGCAGGAGAGCGCACGGCCGTCTGGATGGGCGAGGTGCTCTGCGCGATCGGCTGGGGATGCATGACCATCTCGCTGGCGGCCGGCCTGCCGCTGCTCTTCTGGATCGGGCCGCAGAACCTCCCCGAATGGGCCATGGTCATCCCCGGCGCTGGGACGGCGCTTTTCACGGGCGTCGCCGTACTCGGGATGTGGTTGATGACTCGCGGGCCGCTCCCACCCCTCGACCGCACGCCCCGCACCGCCACGGTCCTTTACAACACCGTGGATGCCGAAGGCGGGCAGGACATCACGGTGCGGTACCACGGCGCCGACGGCTCGCAGCACGAGGCGGAGCTCGCGGACCTCATCGACGACAGCTGGCTGGATCGCTTCGCCGAGGGGACGACGTGGCAGATCTACGCCTTCGAGGATGCGGCGCTGGCCGACGCCGTGGTGTTCCTGACCGAGGAGCACGACGAGGTGTGGCGCGACGGCTACAAGCTCAACGGCGTGCGGCTCGGCGGCGAAGGCGGGCCGCTGCCTCCGGGGCCCGGGTCACCGTTCCTGCGCGAGGGCGGGAAGTTCACGTTCGAGTGACGCGTCAGCGCTTGCCGGCGATCTGGCGGCCGACGAGGTCGCGCATGATCTCGTTCGTGCCGCCGTAGATGCGGTGGCCGGGGACATTGTGTGCGAAGACCTTGCGCGGCGACCCTTCTCAGACGGCACCTTCTCGATGTCGACGACCTCCTTCCGCTCCACGCGGACAAGCAAGACAACCATCGAGCCGCTCGATAGAACCAGAGGTTTCAAGAGTCAAGAGCGCAAGAGGCCACCGTCGACCCAGAGGTTCTGGGCGGTGAGGAAGGCCGCGTCGTCGGACGCCAGGAAGGCGACGGCGCCCGCCAGGTCCTCCGGCTCCTCTGCGCGCTTGATGGCCTGAAGCTGCGGGACGATGTCGTAGAGATGCGCCGGCGAGGTGCCGGTCGGCGTCTTCACGAGGCTCGGGCCGATCGAGTTCACCGTGATGCCCTCGGCCGCGAGTTCGGTGGCGGCTCCCCGCGTCAGGCCGATGACAGCCATCTTGCTCGCGATGTAGGGGACGAGATCGGGGATCACGAGTCCCACCGAGCTCGATGAAATGTTGATCACTCGACCCCACCGTCGTTCGCGCATCGCTGGCGTGAACGCCTGCATCGTGTGCAGCATCGACTCCACGTTTACGGCGAACACCTGACGCCACACCTCAAGGGTGATCTCGTCCCACGGGATCGGCGGATAGATCCCGGCGTTGTTCACGAGGATGTCAGGCGAACCGACGGAGTCGGCCACCGCGTCGACCACGGAGGAAACAGCTGCCGGATCGGTGAGATCGACGCGATGCGCGCTGGCCCGTCCCCCGGCCTCGACGATGAGATCGACCGTCTCCTCGGCATCCGAGATGTCCAGGATCGCGACGCGGGCTCCCTCGCTCGCGAGCTTCTGGGCGAGCACCTGTCCGATGCCCACGGCTCCGCCCGTCACGACGGCGGTTCGTCCGGAGAGTCGTGCTGAGGTCATGACATTCCCTTTCCCGTTGTGGCCCGTGTAATCGCATGCGTTTCGTCGCCTGGAACCGGGCTCAATCCGGCCCAATCTCTGAACGCCGCCAGGTCGGCGGCGGTGCCCCGCCTGCTCGGCGCGAACTCGAGGCCCACCGGGCCGGTGTAGCCGAGCTCCTCGAGCAGCAGTAGAAGGTCGGCGAGCGGCTCGCCTCCGGATCCGGGCACACCACGACCAGGCCGATCGGCGATCTGCGCATAGCGGATGAACGAGGCATGCCGGCGAAGGGACGCTGAGATATCCGGCTCCGTCTCGATCAGATGGAACAGGTCGGCCAGTACGCCGAGGTTCGAGACGCCCGAGACCTCCCGCACGCGTTCGATGAACTCTGCCGCCTGGCCCAAGGAACGGATGCCGTAGCCGGGCACGCCGCTCATCGGCTCGATGACGATCTCTCCGGCGGCATCCGCAACCACGCCGGCCGCCCACGAGTACTGGCGGACGGCGGTCTCCGCAGCACTCGCGTCATCCGAATCAACCACCCCGTAGAGTCCGACGAACGTTCGACAGCCAGTGCGCTCTCCCAGCGTGAGCGCGGCGTCGACGTTGCGACGCAGACGATCCCCCCGTGCCGCCGAAGCGAAGATGCCGCGGTCGCCGTTCGCGAGATCGCCGTGATCCAAGCCGAGGGAGGTCAGCGTGACACCGGCGTCGTCCAGGGCGACCGCGAAGTCGTCGACCTGACGCGCCGAGGGAGCGGGGGAGTCGAAGGGCCACCAGAACTCGACAGCGTCGAAGCCGGCTGCGCGCGCGGCCGCCGGGCGACTCAGCATCGGCAGCTCCGGGAACAGGATCGAGCAGTTCACCGAGAAAGCCGCAGCGAATCTCGATCGCATCGTCGAGCCCCCTTCATCGTCGAACGGCGACGTGTTGTCGTCCAGGCCATTCAATACATAGTGCATACAGGTTGACACTTGTTGTTCCGATCATCGGAACACTGGCTAGACAGACGTGATTTCTGGATGCATTCTTTCTCGTACGACGTATCGCCGTCGCATTCGAGGAGGAATGTCCGTGACCGTCACGCCCACCCAGCAGGACCTGACCACGACCGTCCCCGAGGCAGCCGGCGTCACGAAGCGAAGCCGCAGGGTCCTCGCGGAGGAGGGAGGCGTTCTGGGCGCGCTGGTCGTGCTTGTCGTCGTCATCTCGGCGCTGCATCCCGATTTCCTGCAGTTCCACTCGATGACCTCCGTGCTGCGCGACTCGGCGTTCGTCGGCCTGATGGCGTTCGGCATGGTGTACCTGCTGTCGATGCAGGAGCTCGATCTGTCGGTGGGCAGCGTGTTCGGATTGAGCGCCGTGATCTGTGCGATGTTCATCAGGGCGGGCGTGGACCCGTGGCTGTCGGGACTGCTCACGCTGGTCCTCGCAGCGGCCTTCGGCGCCCTCAACGCCGGCATCGCCAACCTCTTCCGACTACCGGGCATCATCGTCACGCTGGGCACCCTGTCGGTGTTCCGGGGGCTCGACCTCGTGATCAGCGGCGGCGGACCGATCACGATCTCGGCGCACGGCTCGTTCTTCGACGTGCTGGGGCGCAGCGTCCTGGGCATCCCCACCTC is part of the Microbacterium pseudoresistens genome and harbors:
- a CDS encoding ABC transporter permease — encoded protein: MTSHVLSDTRVLTGRSLRHILRSPDTIITTAITPIALLMLFVWVFGGAIDTGGSGSYIDYMLPGILLITIASGISYTAYRLFLDMQGGIFERFQSMPIARSSILWAHVLTSAVANMLSVAIVVGVAFAMGFRTGASFGAWLGVAGVLLLFTLTLTWIAVIAGLSAKTVDGASAFSYPLIFLPFVSSAFVPTASMPAPVAWFAEHQPVTSIVNTIRALFAGQPVGGDIWVAMAWLVGILAAAYAGAGLVYRRRLS
- a CDS encoding helix-turn-helix transcriptional regulator, coding for MANQMTEMLKGTLEGIVLAILADKPAYGYEITARLREEGFSDTAEGTVYALLVRIEQRGLVDVEKVPSEKGPPRKVFSLNPQGRAQLAEFWATWRVLADRIERLRTTDNSDDERH
- a CDS encoding ABC transporter ATP-binding protein, with amino-acid sequence MTVASASAIHVRGIEKSFGDLDVLRGVDLDVQAGSIFALLGSNGAGKTTLVRILSTLLKADAGTAVVSGFDVATAPGDVRRSISLTGQFAAVDEVLTGRENLVLVARLRHLPDPAAIADDLLARFSLTDAGGRRAGTYSGGMRRRLDIAMSLVGDPPVVFLDEPTTGLDPQSRIEVWQTVRQLADAGTTVLLTTQHLDEAEQLADRIAILHEGTIIQNGTLAELKKLLPAAEVEYVEKQPSLEDVFLALVGPTARKDSA
- a CDS encoding ABC transporter permease subunit codes for the protein MTVTPTQQDLTTTVPEAAGVTKRSRRVLAEEGGVLGALVVLVVVISALHPDFLQFHSMTSVLRDSAFVGLMAFGMVYLLSMQELDLSVGSVFGLSAVICAMFIRAGVDPWLSGLLTLVLAAAFGALNAGIANLFRLPGIIVTLGTLSVFRGLDLVISGGGPITISAHGSFFDVLGRSVLGIPTSVLVLVAAGVLLHVIYRWTRFGVLVRAIGSNGRAAEYAGIPVRRVRMQAFMLTAGLAGLAGVLSVAFFGSADPSLGTGQEIVVIAAAIIGGTALSGGSGTVIGALLGSVLITVINAGLVYFGVSANWGTLVTGVVIIGAVALDSSLRNRLFRLIRPRRT
- a CDS encoding DUF1048 domain-containing protein, giving the protein MALKWIEALTGSLEQKKQYRTDKARIDALPEPYASVAKAMHRYFLYYGGITDGETLITMLTDLTDLWERAAIDGTPVHDIVGDDPVDFTETFAKSYRGTEWIDKERARLRKAFDAAADESDKDAGS
- a CDS encoding SDR family NAD(P)-dependent oxidoreductase; translation: MTSARLSGRTAVVTGGAVGIGQVLAQKLASEGARVAILDISDAEETVDLIVEAGGRASAHRVDLTDPAAVSSVVDAVADSVGSPDILVNNAGIYPPIPWDEITLEVWRQVFAVNVESMLHTMQAFTPAMRERRWGRVINISSSSVGLVIPDLVPYIASKMAVIGLTRGAATELAAEGITVNSIGPSLVKTPTGTSPAHLYDIVPQLQAIKRAEEPEDLAGAVAFLASDDAAFLTAQNLWVDGGLLRS
- a CDS encoding TIM barrel protein, with product MNCSILFPELPMLSRPAAARAAGFDAVEFWWPFDSPAPSARQVDDFAVALDDAGVTLTSLGLDHGDLANGDRGIFASAARGDRLRRNVDAALTLGERTGCRTFVGLYGVVDSDDASAAETAVRQYSWAAGVVADAAGEIVIEPMSGVPGYGIRSLGQAAEFIERVREVSGVSNLGVLADLFHLIETEPDISASLRRHASFIRYAQIADRPGRGVPGSGGEPLADLLLLLEELGYTGPVGLEFAPSRRGTAADLAAFRDWAGLSPVPGDETHAITRATTGKGMS